The following are from one region of the Gloeomargarita lithophora Alchichica-D10 genome:
- a CDS encoding Uma2 family endonuclease, with amino-acid sequence MIESLAKIIPLAEFLKLPETKPASEYIDGQIIQKPMPQGKHSSIQTELATTINGVLKPQHIARAFSELRCTFGGRSTVPDVAVFTWQTIPRDQNGTVANTFAIAPDWVIEILSPDQSQTKVIKNILHCLDHGTQIGWLIDPDEQTVLVYPPKQQPEVLDDSEQKLPVPPFAHELNLSVGLVFAWLLM; translated from the coding sequence ATGATAGAATCTCTAGCTAAAATCATCCCATTAGCGGAATTTCTCAAACTGCCAGAAACGAAGCCTGCGAGCGAGTATATTGATGGTCAAATTATCCAAAAACCGATGCCTCAAGGGAAACACAGCAGTATCCAAACTGAATTGGCAACAACGATCAATGGGGTGTTGAAACCGCAACATATTGCCCGGGCATTTTCAGAACTGCGTTGTACCTTTGGTGGCCGTTCAACGGTTCCCGATGTGGCCGTGTTTACTTGGCAGACTATTCCCCGTGACCAAAATGGTACGGTTGCCAATACTTTTGCCATCGCTCCTGACTGGGTGATTGAAATTTTGTCCCCAGATCAAAGCCAAACTAAAGTAATAAAAAATATTTTGCATTGTCTGGATCATGGCACCCAAATCGGTTGGCTCATTGACCCGGATGAACAAACGGTATTGGTCTATCCCCCCAAGCAACAACCAGAAGTGCTGGATGACTCAGAACAAAAATTGCCAGTTCCCCCGTTTGCCCATGAATTGAATTTGTCGGTGGGTTTGGTATTTGCTTGGTTGTTGATGTGA
- the rpsN gene encoding 30S ribosomal protein S14: MAKKSMVEREKRRQKLVDKHRERREQLKFEFIVAETWEERLDLHRQLQRLPRNSAPNRLRNRCWSTGRPRGVFRDFGLCRNSMREMAHQGLLPGVTKSSW; the protein is encoded by the coding sequence ATGGCAAAAAAAAGCATGGTCGAGCGGGAGAAGCGGCGGCAGAAACTGGTGGATAAACACCGGGAGCGGCGGGAACAGCTTAAATTTGAATTTATCGTGGCGGAAACCTGGGAAGAACGCCTGGATTTGCACCGCCAACTACAACGGCTCCCCCGCAATAGTGCCCCCAACCGTCTGCGGAACCGTTGCTGGTCAACCGGTCGCCCTCGGGGGGTGTTCCGGGATTTTGGCCTCTGCCGCAATTCCATGCGGGAAATGGCGCACCAGGGGTTACTACCTGGGGTCACCAAGTCCAGTTGGTAA
- the gndA gene encoding NADP-dependent phosphogluconate dehydrogenase, with amino-acid sequence MAQQQIGLIGLAVMGENLVLNLERNGFPVAVFNRTTEKVDEFIQGRAVGKDIVGTHSLEELVASLERPRKILIMVKAGKPVQAVIDQLKPLLAPGDIIIDGGNSWYEDTEARTQELEAMGLRYVGMGVSGGEEGALNGPSLMPGGTREAYQELEPLVTKIAAQVDDGPCVTYIGAGGSGHYVKMVHNGIEYGDMQLIAEAYDLLNSILGLTAEEFHQVFSEWNQTEELNSFLIEITTQIFTVKDPITGKPLVDMIMDKAGQKGTGRWTVTSALDLGVPIPTITAAVNARVISSMKEERVAASQQLTGPNITNMPEKQAFINQVRDALYCSKICSYAQGMALLAAASKEFNYNMNLSELARIWKGGCIIRAGFLNKIKQAFVDNPSLPNLLLAPEFKQSILDRQSAWREVVATAAYTGITVPAFSASLDYFDSYRRATLPQNLTQAQRDFFGAHTYERIDQPGSFHTEWVEIKENERVG; translated from the coding sequence ATGGCACAGCAACAGATTGGCCTGATCGGTCTGGCCGTGATGGGGGAAAATCTGGTTCTCAATCTGGAACGCAATGGGTTCCCGGTGGCTGTGTTCAATCGCACCACGGAAAAGGTGGATGAATTTATCCAGGGGCGGGCGGTAGGGAAAGACATTGTTGGTACGCATTCCCTGGAAGAATTGGTCGCCAGCCTGGAGCGTCCCCGCAAAATTCTGATCATGGTCAAGGCGGGAAAACCCGTGCAGGCGGTGATTGACCAGCTTAAACCCCTGTTGGCACCTGGCGACATCATTATTGACGGGGGCAATTCCTGGTACGAGGACACGGAAGCCCGCACCCAGGAGCTAGAAGCGATGGGTCTGCGTTACGTCGGCATGGGGGTCAGTGGCGGGGAAGAGGGGGCGTTGAATGGTCCCAGTTTGATGCCGGGGGGCACTCGCGAAGCCTATCAGGAATTGGAGCCTTTGGTGACCAAAATTGCCGCCCAAGTAGATGATGGCCCCTGTGTGACCTACATTGGTGCGGGGGGTTCCGGCCACTACGTCAAAATGGTGCATAACGGCATTGAATACGGGGATATGCAGTTAATCGCCGAAGCCTACGATTTACTCAACAGTATTTTGGGGCTGACGGCAGAAGAATTTCACCAGGTATTTAGCGAGTGGAATCAAACGGAGGAATTAAATTCGTTTTTGATTGAAATTACCACCCAAATTTTCACCGTTAAAGACCCGATCACGGGCAAACCCCTGGTGGATATGATCATGGACAAGGCGGGGCAAAAAGGTACCGGGCGGTGGACAGTCACCAGTGCCTTGGATTTGGGGGTGCCGATTCCCACGATTACGGCGGCGGTGAACGCCCGGGTGATTTCCAGTATGAAAGAAGAACGGGTGGCGGCTTCCCAACAACTGACTGGGCCAAATATTACCAATATGCCGGAAAAACAGGCATTTATTAACCAGGTGCGGGATGCTTTGTATTGCTCCAAAATCTGCTCCTATGCCCAGGGGATGGCTTTGTTGGCCGCCGCTTCCAAAGAGTTTAACTACAATATGAACCTGAGCGAATTGGCTCGGATTTGGAAAGGGGGGTGTATCATCCGGGCGGGCTTTTTGAATAAGATCAAACAGGCTTTTGTGGACAATCCCAGCCTGCCCAATTTGCTTCTGGCTCCCGAATTTAAGCAAAGTATCCTCGACCGGCAAAGTGCCTGGCGGGAAGTGGTGGCGACAGCGGCCTACACCGGCATTACCGTACCAGCTTTTAGTGCTTCTTTGGACTATTTCGACAGTTACCGGCGGGCGACCCTACCCCAAAATCTCACCCAAGCCCAGCGGGACTTTTTTGGCGCGCATACCTACGAACGCATTGACCAACCCGGCAGTTTTCACACGGAATGGGTGGAAATTAAGGAAAATGAACGGGTGGGTTAG
- a CDS encoding alpha/beta fold hydrolase, which translates to MPVINIRDVPHTYDLVGKGSVLVFLHGWLLSRHYWQPLIDLLKADFTCLSYDLRGFGASQPTVKTAEFTLDSYAEDLAELLAHLGIANCWLVGHSLGGSLALLAAAQYPERVVGVIGVNAGGGIYLQPEFDRFRQVGVQLVRLRPRWLEFLPFWGWLFARGSVVKPLDTQWGKQRLQDWLYACPHAAQETLLTSTTEAEVHRLPQIVSNLSQPLYLLGGQRDEIMPCLYVRHLASFHAQFRAGEEIVWELPNCGHFAMLEYPELVAQRVRLWVNQAMATPQIA; encoded by the coding sequence ATGCCTGTTATTAACATTCGAGATGTGCCTCATACCTACGATTTGGTAGGTAAAGGTTCAGTCTTAGTATTTCTGCACGGCTGGCTATTGAGTCGTCATTATTGGCAACCATTGATCGATTTATTGAAAGCTGATTTTACCTGTTTAAGCTACGATTTACGAGGATTTGGGGCATCCCAGCCGACGGTTAAAACCGCTGAATTTACCCTGGATAGTTATGCGGAAGATTTGGCCGAATTGCTCGCCCATTTGGGTATTGCAAATTGTTGGTTGGTGGGGCATTCCTTGGGGGGCAGTTTGGCATTGTTGGCGGCGGCACAATATCCAGAGCGGGTGGTGGGGGTGATTGGGGTGAATGCGGGCGGGGGGATTTATTTGCAACCGGAGTTTGACCGCTTTCGCCAGGTGGGGGTGCAGTTGGTGCGGTTACGCCCCCGCTGGTTGGAATTTTTGCCCTTTTGGGGTTGGTTGTTTGCCCGTGGTAGCGTGGTTAAACCCTTAGATACCCAATGGGGCAAACAACGGTTGCAGGATTGGCTGTACGCCTGTCCCCATGCGGCGCAAGAGACGTTGCTCACCTCGACTACGGAGGCGGAAGTCCATCGTTTGCCGCAGATTGTTAGTAATTTGTCCCAACCGTTGTATTTGCTGGGGGGGCAACGGGATGAGATTATGCCCTGTTTGTATGTGCGGCATTTGGCGAGTTTTCATGCCCAATTTCGGGCTGGGGAGGAGATTGTCTGGGAATTACCGAATTGTGGGCATTTTGCCATGTTGGAGTACCCGGAGTTGGTGGCGCAACGGGTGCGGCTATGGGTCAATCAGGCGATGGCGACCCCACAAATTGCTTGA
- the otsB gene encoding trehalose-phosphatase, producing the protein MLLPMPSIIAEYWKPTNILALMLDYDGTLTPIVPDPTQAFLPEKGLELLRKLCRHPQIYVAIVSGRSVPQLRYFLHALAGEDITWCGLHGGEIYLPQSDQFLRQPQREQLQVQLQPLREQVLGQLTAENLLDLGVFIEDKTDSLAVHYRQAQVPIKHRLIELMYCLFASDIPLTAPFKLQPGKEVLEILPHTFDKGNCVAFLWNLWQVQQGCYIGDDVTDEAAFAVVNARGGLSIAVGKTPGTTQAQYICSEVADVYEVLVALGS; encoded by the coding sequence ATGCTTTTACCGATGCCATCAATCATCGCTGAGTATTGGAAGCCCACTAATATCCTGGCTCTCATGCTGGATTATGACGGTACATTAACCCCGATTGTCCCCGATCCCACCCAGGCGTTTCTCCCCGAAAAGGGCTTAGAACTGTTGCGAAAACTCTGCCGTCATCCCCAAATTTATGTGGCGATTGTGAGTGGGCGTTCCGTGCCCCAACTGCGATATTTTTTACACGCATTAGCAGGGGAGGACATAACTTGGTGTGGGTTGCATGGCGGGGAGATTTATCTGCCCCAGAGTGATCAATTTTTACGCCAACCACAGCGGGAACAATTACAGGTTCAATTACAACCGTTGCGGGAGCAAGTTTTAGGTCAATTAACAGCCGAAAATCTTTTAGATTTAGGTGTATTTATCGAGGATAAAACCGATTCTTTGGCCGTGCATTATCGCCAAGCCCAAGTACCTATCAAACACAGGTTAATCGAGTTAATGTATTGCCTATTTGCCAGTGATATACCCTTAACGGCTCCCTTCAAATTGCAACCGGGCAAAGAGGTTTTAGAGATTCTCCCCCACACTTTTGACAAAGGTAATTGTGTGGCATTTTTATGGAATTTGTGGCAGGTGCAGCAGGGGTGCTATATCGGGGATGATGTGACCGATGAGGCGGCCTTTGCCGTGGTGAATGCCCGGGGGGGATTGTCCATCGCTGTCGGTAAAACCCCTGGAACCACCCAGGCGCAGTATATTTGTTCCGAGGTGGCGGATGTTTATGAGGTGTTGGTCGCCCTGGGATCGTAA
- a CDS encoding RecQ family ATP-dependent DNA helicase, with protein sequence MGTFTLADARAKFQELWGYPDFRPPQGEIISTLLEGRDSLIVLPTGFGKSICFQLPALMQDGVSLVISPLIALMEDQVQALEEKNLPAATLHSQQSPFERKHTLKRLQSNELRLLYLAPETLLSPPVWEVLTRSDVVIRGIILDEAHCLAQWGDSFRPAYERLGAVRGALQTTKPTGTRIPIAAFTATADPLVQETIKRVLRLETPEVVRRSPYRQNINITVRTVITRHQRQQQVYHTIKAHEGEAGLVYVATRRDTETWADWLQKQGIPTQAYHAGLSAPQRRELEQLWLTGGVPFLVSTSALGMGVNKSDIRWVIHVQPPFNPLDYIQGIGRGGRDGEQAEAITFTSQPTGWWGKLPVGWLFNWLNPTEMNAQQHYLDRLQKQYHQAQKAAQTLPPKGTLNKLKDNPQAAAALALLHRVGALHWADPYTYKILKEKLTQINIQPSDMGLRAINSYLKSDQCRWLFLVQALGLQQEGDPLPCGHCDNCWRAGQGKRA encoded by the coding sequence ATGGGCACCTTTACCCTGGCGGATGCGCGGGCGAAGTTTCAAGAACTGTGGGGCTACCCGGATTTTCGCCCGCCCCAGGGGGAGATTATTAGTACATTGTTAGAAGGACGGGATAGTTTAATTGTCTTGCCTACGGGTTTTGGCAAGTCCATTTGTTTTCAACTCCCTGCCCTGATGCAAGATGGGGTAAGTCTGGTGATTAGCCCCCTGATTGCCCTGATGGAAGACCAGGTACAGGCGTTGGAGGAGAAAAATCTCCCGGCGGCCACCCTGCACAGCCAGCAATCCCCTTTTGAACGCAAGCATACGCTAAAACGCTTACAAAGTAATGAATTGCGCCTGCTCTATTTAGCTCCGGAAACCCTACTCAGCCCGCCGGTGTGGGAAGTGCTAACCCGCAGTGATGTGGTGATTCGGGGGATAATTCTGGATGAAGCGCACTGTCTGGCGCAATGGGGGGACAGTTTTCGGCCTGCCTACGAGCGGCTGGGGGCGGTGCGGGGGGCATTGCAAACAACGAAACCAACGGGGACTCGGATTCCCATCGCCGCTTTTACCGCCACCGCCGACCCCCTGGTGCAGGAAACGATTAAGCGGGTGCTGCGTTTGGAAACGCCGGAGGTGGTGCGCCGCAGTCCCTATCGTCAGAACATTAACATTACGGTGCGTACCGTGATTACCCGGCACCAACGCCAGCAACAGGTGTATCACACGATCAAAGCCCATGAGGGAGAGGCCGGTTTGGTCTATGTGGCCACGCGCCGGGACACGGAAACCTGGGCAGACTGGTTGCAAAAACAAGGGATTCCCACCCAGGCGTACCATGCGGGGTTATCGGCACCCCAGCGGCGGGAATTGGAGCAACTTTGGCTCACCGGCGGCGTGCCGTTTCTGGTTTCCACCAGCGCCCTGGGGATGGGGGTGAACAAATCGGACATTCGCTGGGTGATCCATGTGCAACCGCCCTTTAACCCGTTGGATTATATTCAGGGGATTGGTCGGGGCGGGCGGGACGGGGAGCAAGCCGAAGCGATTACCTTTACCAGTCAACCCACGGGTTGGTGGGGGAAACTCCCCGTTGGTTGGTTGTTTAATTGGCTCAATCCCACGGAAATGAATGCCCAACAGCATTATCTTGACCGATTACAAAAGCAGTATCATCAAGCCCAAAAAGCGGCGCAAACGTTACCCCCCAAAGGAACCCTAAATAAGCTCAAGGATAATCCCCAAGCGGCGGCGGCATTAGCGTTACTGCATCGGGTGGGGGCATTGCATTGGGCAGACCCTTATACCTACAAAATACTTAAAGAAAAACTGACGCAAATTAACATCCAGCCCAGTGATATGGGTTTGCGGGCGATTAATAGCTACCTTAAAAGCGATCAATGTCGGTGGTTGTTTCTCGTGCAGGCGTTGGGGTTGCAACAGGAGGGCGACCCCCTGCCCTGTGGTCATTGTGATAATTGTTGGCGCGCCGGACAGGGGAAACGAGCGTGA
- a CDS encoding nucleotidyltransferase family protein, translating to MESIANLNFTPPIGSAPFNLQLQERLSITPDKLSEFCQRRQIGELALFGSVLRDDFHVNSDIDMLITFEPNAKISLLDLVDMQDELEGLCHRKVDLLTKKSIETSSNWIRRKEILTTARVIYES from the coding sequence ATGGAATCAATCGCAAACTTGAATTTCACACCGCCCATAGGTAGTGCCCCATTTAATCTTCAATTGCAGGAACGACTCTCCATCACCCCAGACAAACTTTCAGAATTTTGTCAGCGTCGGCAGATTGGCGAACTTGCGTTGTTCGGTTCTGTATTACGTGACGACTTCCACGTCAATAGCGACATTGATATGCTAATCACCTTTGAGCCTAATGCCAAAATTAGCCTTTTGGATTTGGTTGATATGCAGGATGAGCTAGAAGGCTTATGCCATCGAAAAGTGGACTTGCTCACAAAAAAATCAATTGAAACTAGCTCCAACTGGATTCGTCGCAAGGAAATTCTCACTACAGCTAGAGTGATTTATGAATCGTGA
- a CDS encoding DUF2092 domain-containing protein yields MGRNLLRVIGVGLVGIGVGLGLAVRLEAQTPIPSANQRQNPILLLQRAANFLKAKPSFSFETDIQFDNILESGQKVQYSAFQKVYVQRPNRLRVDYTGDLRATRFFFDGQTMTLQDADQLFYATRPMVGTIDDAIAAVDQVFGLNIPLSNLVVSDPYGAVAPTITNSRYLGMGMVNRVPAHHLLYQTGERDVQVWVSDGREPTVQKILITYRDLPGSPQYTAVFSRWQFAPPLQARWFRFRPPAGVGQVESSFPVK; encoded by the coding sequence ATGGGTCGCAACCTCCTGCGGGTGATTGGTGTCGGGCTGGTGGGAATAGGCGTGGGCTTGGGTCTGGCCGTTCGTTTAGAGGCACAAACGCCGATTCCCAGTGCCAACCAACGGCAGAACCCCATACTCTTGCTCCAGCGGGCGGCAAATTTCCTGAAAGCCAAGCCCAGTTTTAGTTTTGAAACCGATATTCAGTTTGATAATATTTTAGAATCGGGGCAGAAAGTGCAGTACAGTGCCTTTCAAAAGGTCTATGTACAACGTCCCAATCGTCTGCGGGTGGATTATACGGGGGATTTGCGGGCAACCCGGTTCTTTTTTGACGGTCAAACCATGACCCTCCAGGATGCGGATCAATTGTTTTATGCAACTCGGCCAATGGTGGGAACAATTGATGATGCGATTGCCGCTGTTGACCAGGTATTTGGCTTAAATATACCCTTATCCAATTTGGTGGTGAGTGACCCTTATGGAGCGGTTGCCCCGACCATTACCAACAGCCGTTATCTCGGTATGGGGATGGTGAATCGGGTGCCTGCCCATCATCTGCTTTACCAAACCGGCGAGCGGGATGTGCAGGTCTGGGTCAGTGATGGCCGGGAACCCACGGTGCAAAAAATTCTGATTACCTACCGGGATTTACCGGGTTCACCCCAGTACACCGCCGTTTTTTCCCGCTGGCAATTTGCGCCGCCCCTGCAAGCCCGTTGGTTCCGGTTTCGTCCCCCGGCGGGTGTGGGTCAAGTTGAGTCCTCTTTCCCCGTGAAGTGA
- a CDS encoding DUF6515 family protein: MGQWRRVVVISAVGLWVWGVGMPAGYSFDLAQRRGNVSVPRPSNVPASRPAVNRPTSVNRPTTSNVRSINRSQAGDFRQNLDNRGNISRPSTGITRPANQPNLTRPITRPGINQPITRPGERPANINTGNINRDRTNVNIRDRTTINTGDRLTNISRDRNVIGNTVNINRSPSISVQGSAWRGGGWWGGGYNRPPGWGAFAFGTGLVLGAVLSSPPPFYHQVFLGTTPFLFSDGVFLQPTADQQFVVVAPPVGIAVPYLPDGCEPFTFEGSQFFDCSGVFYEPVIQDGQVVFVVVQE, from the coding sequence ATGGGTCAATGGCGGCGGGTTGTGGTCATTAGTGCAGTGGGCTTATGGGTTTGGGGGGTGGGAATGCCCGCTGGATATAGCTTTGACCTGGCGCAACGGCGGGGCAATGTCTCGGTTCCCCGTCCCAGTAATGTTCCGGCCAGCCGCCCTGCGGTGAATCGCCCTACCTCTGTGAACCGTCCTACCACCAGCAATGTTCGTAGCATCAATCGCAGTCAAGCGGGCGATTTTCGCCAAAACCTCGATAACCGGGGCAATATCAGCCGACCAAGTACGGGCATTACTCGTCCTGCCAACCAACCCAATCTGACTCGCCCGATTACTCGCCCAGGAATTAACCAGCCCATCACCCGACCGGGGGAGCGGCCAGCCAATATCAATACCGGTAACATCAACCGGGATCGAACCAATGTCAATATACGCGACAGAACCACCATCAATACCGGTGACCGGCTCACCAACATCAGTCGGGATCGTAATGTCATTGGCAATACGGTTAATATCAACCGCAGTCCCAGCATCAGTGTCCAGGGCAGTGCTTGGCGGGGTGGGGGTTGGTGGGGTGGGGGGTACAATCGTCCGCCGGGTTGGGGTGCCTTTGCCTTTGGAACGGGGTTGGTTTTAGGGGCGGTTTTGAGTTCCCCGCCGCCGTTTTATCATCAGGTGTTTCTGGGGACAACGCCATTTCTCTTTTCGGATGGGGTGTTTTTGCAACCAACGGCGGATCAGCAATTTGTGGTGGTCGCCCCACCGGTGGGAATTGCCGTGCCCTACTTGCCCGATGGCTGTGAACCCTTTACCTTTGAAGGTTCCCAGTTCTTCGATTGCAGTGGCGTGTTTTATGAACCAGTGATTCAGGATGGGCAGGTGGTGTTTGTAGTGGTACAAGAATAA
- a CDS encoding alpha,alpha-trehalose-phosphate synthase (UDP-forming), translated as MTKKTSLDSTVTPVVSATHPGRLVIVSNREPYTIQTHGNEVRIERMPGGLVSALDPVLRLRDGLWICWEDASKKVVEVDDVASDEDNIDWEKIQLPYDIQPVPLTQEEINHYYYGYANTRLWPLFHYFISQCNFFDERDWPSYVTANQKFADTVVNCTDAEDWIWVQDYHLLLVPELVRKQRQNHRISLFLHIPFPALEVFKILPKRDVILRGMLGSDLIGFHIPDYGTYFLDAVERLLPSEEVKVEREHQRIYYQGRVIQVGSFPISIDTKKIETLVSNPSLQKRAQKLRDNYPVKYIGVSVDRLDYTKGILENLEALQLFFEKYPEYIQKFAFIQIASPTRTAVPAYQRMREEVEQTVGRINGLLSRDNWVPIHYFYRRFSLEDVLMYLMIADVAMITPLRDGMNLVAKEYCAAKVDLSGVLVLSELTGAAYELKEALMINPFYIEEMADSLHQALNLSPGVRQQKMQSLRQTVGQYDIHHWVQSFMDAFTDAINHR; from the coding sequence ATGACTAAAAAAACCAGCTTAGATTCAACGGTTACCCCCGTGGTTAGCGCAACTCACCCTGGCCGTTTAGTTATTGTCTCTAACCGGGAACCCTACACGATTCAAACCCACGGTAATGAAGTTCGGATTGAACGGATGCCGGGGGGCTTGGTATCCGCTCTTGACCCGGTTTTACGACTGCGGGATGGCTTGTGGATCTGCTGGGAAGATGCTTCAAAAAAAGTAGTAGAAGTTGACGATGTTGCCAGTGATGAAGATAATATTGACTGGGAAAAAATCCAACTTCCCTACGATATTCAGCCCGTACCTTTAACCCAGGAAGAGATTAACCATTATTACTATGGCTATGCCAATACCCGTTTATGGCCTTTATTTCATTACTTTATTTCCCAGTGTAATTTCTTTGATGAACGGGATTGGCCAAGCTACGTGACAGCGAATCAAAAATTTGCCGATACAGTGGTAAATTGCACGGATGCAGAGGATTGGATTTGGGTACAGGATTATCATCTTTTGCTCGTACCGGAATTGGTACGCAAACAAAGACAAAATCATCGAATTAGTTTATTCTTACACATTCCCTTTCCCGCCCTGGAAGTGTTCAAAATTTTACCGAAACGGGATGTGATTTTACGGGGGATGTTGGGGAGTGATTTAATTGGTTTTCATATTCCTGATTATGGCACTTATTTCTTGGATGCGGTAGAACGATTATTGCCTAGCGAAGAAGTAAAAGTAGAGCGGGAGCATCAGCGCATTTATTACCAAGGACGAGTGATTCAGGTGGGGTCATTCCCCATTAGTATAGACACCAAAAAAATTGAAACATTAGTTTCTAACCCTAGCCTCCAAAAGCGAGCGCAAAAACTCCGGGATAATTACCCGGTCAAATACATTGGTGTGAGTGTGGATCGGTTGGATTACACTAAAGGTATTCTCGAAAATCTAGAGGCATTGCAACTGTTTTTTGAAAAATATCCCGAATATATTCAGAAATTTGCTTTTATCCAAATTGCTTCCCCCACCCGCACTGCGGTTCCGGCTTATCAACGGATGCGCGAAGAAGTTGAACAGACGGTGGGGCGGATTAATGGTTTACTTTCCCGGGATAATTGGGTGCCGATTCACTACTTTTACCGGCGGTTTTCCCTGGAAGATGTACTTATGTATTTAATGATTGCCGATGTGGCGATGATCACGCCTTTGCGGGATGGCATGAATCTCGTGGCTAAAGAGTATTGTGCCGCCAAGGTGGATTTATCAGGGGTGCTCGTGCTAAGTGAATTAACCGGAGCTGCCTACGAACTCAAGGAGGCCTTGATGATCAATCCTTTTTATATTGAAGAAATGGCCGATAGTTTGCATCAGGCATTGAATTTAAGCCCAGGAGTTCGCCAACAAAAAATGCAAAGCCTACGGCAAACCGTTGGTCAATATGATATTCACCACTGGGTACAGTCGTTTATGGATGCTTTTACCGATGCCATCAATCATCGCTGA